One genomic region from Flagellimonas oceani encodes:
- a CDS encoding tryptophan-rich sensory protein: MMGAASIQRFQKRWQQSKYMEALLYGIGFGGLVYLWTHGLLYGIIALIIAAGIAFFVLRPWSISSENAVGYIDAHLPQAGYSSGLLLSPSSELSNLSKLQQYRVASQLEPVLSKLRPPHNLLKATLVMFGLILCGLAGNFIWSNWGNSSVNSPDREQITFAPKDSLSTTIEIPELIETAITIQYPSYTGKATIHTNDPNISAVKGAKIIWNLRFEGEVGEVEMDLMGDRIALSKNQGAYQLSKTLETSGFYSFTFKDTMGNTYVSDLYSLEMANDEPPMVQIEGLDNYSYFEFDDEKKLMFTTRISDDFGIGEAYIIATVSKGSGESVKFREEKVRFDNPIPKGKKSIQLRQPVDLDALKMDPGDELYFYVEALDQKAPSPNVARSETYFAVIRDTVTDAFAVEGNLGVDLMPDYFRSQRQLIIDTEKLIADKPNISEKDFKFRSNELGFDQKQLRLKYGQFMGDETEMQSAPGQVSHVEGEGEHDHEHDHEGEEEDLLDEYSHKHDSENEHNLVEEHDHDHEDESGPGNNSATQEQEDLLHDYVHNHDDPEESTLFEKSLKAKLREALNIMWDAELYLRLYEPEKSLPYQHDALEIIQDIKNSARIYVHRIGFDPPPIKEENRLSGDTEEITNFDKKEDFAYKMPFASTREAIDRLESLIQNKKKFNSDDSELFLDAGNELAQRAISEPLKYLKVLQGLRDLEKASNRTREGYREVQKNLLSVLPNVEDNPMKQSQYQDEINLLYLKELGVYE; this comes from the coding sequence ATGATGGGAGCGGCGTCCATACAACGGTTTCAAAAAAGATGGCAGCAGTCCAAATATATGGAAGCGCTCCTATATGGCATCGGGTTTGGCGGCCTGGTCTATTTATGGACCCATGGCCTGCTTTACGGAATTATTGCCCTAATTATAGCTGCCGGAATAGCTTTTTTTGTTTTAAGGCCATGGAGCATCAGTTCGGAAAATGCCGTGGGTTATATTGATGCCCATTTGCCCCAAGCCGGGTATAGCAGCGGACTATTATTGTCACCATCCAGCGAACTATCCAATTTGTCCAAGTTGCAACAATACAGGGTAGCATCGCAATTAGAACCGGTTTTGTCCAAATTGAGGCCACCACATAACTTGTTAAAGGCCACCCTTGTTATGTTTGGGTTGATTTTATGCGGTCTTGCAGGAAATTTTATATGGAGCAATTGGGGAAATTCTTCGGTGAATTCCCCGGATAGGGAGCAAATCACTTTTGCACCAAAGGATAGTCTGTCCACCACGATCGAGATACCAGAATTGATTGAAACGGCAATCACGATCCAATACCCAAGTTATACGGGAAAGGCAACCATACATACCAATGATCCAAACATAAGTGCCGTAAAGGGGGCAAAAATTATTTGGAACCTTAGGTTTGAGGGAGAGGTCGGGGAAGTAGAAATGGATTTGATGGGCGACCGGATTGCCCTGTCAAAAAATCAAGGGGCGTACCAGTTGTCCAAGACTTTGGAAACTTCGGGATTTTACAGTTTCACGTTTAAAGATACCATGGGCAATACTTACGTTAGTGATCTCTATTCTTTGGAAATGGCCAACGATGAACCGCCAATGGTCCAAATTGAAGGGTTGGACAATTACAGTTATTTTGAGTTTGATGATGAAAAGAAATTGATGTTCACCACCCGTATTTCGGATGATTTTGGAATAGGGGAGGCCTACATCATCGCCACCGTGAGCAAAGGTTCGGGAGAATCCGTAAAGTTCAGGGAGGAAAAAGTACGTTTTGATAACCCCATACCCAAAGGAAAAAAGTCGATTCAATTAAGGCAGCCAGTGGATTTGGATGCCCTAAAAATGGACCCGGGAGATGAGCTTTATTTTTATGTGGAGGCATTGGACCAAAAAGCACCTTCGCCAAACGTTGCCCGTAGCGAGACCTATTTCGCCGTAATCCGCGATACGGTGACCGATGCATTTGCGGTTGAGGGCAATTTGGGCGTGGACTTGATGCCCGACTATTTTAGGAGTCAGCGCCAACTGATTATTGATACCGAAAAACTGATTGCCGATAAGCCCAATATTTCTGAAAAAGACTTCAAATTCAGGAGCAACGAACTGGGCTTTGACCAGAAACAACTGCGTTTAAAATATGGACAGTTTATGGGCGACGAAACCGAAATGCAATCGGCGCCGGGACAGGTCTCACATGTAGAAGGTGAGGGAGAACATGACCATGAACATGATCACGAAGGGGAAGAAGAAGATTTATTGGACGAATACAGCCATAAACACGATAGCGAAAACGAACACAATCTAGTGGAGGAACACGATCATGACCACGAAGATGAAAGTGGACCCGGTAACAATTCAGCCACCCAAGAACAGGAAGATTTACTGCACGATTATGTGCACAACCATGACGACCCGGAAGAGTCCACCCTGTTCGAGAAATCTTTAAAAGCAAAGCTTCGGGAGGCCTTGAACATTATGTGGGACGCCGAACTGTACTTGAGACTGTACGAGCCGGAAAAATCATTGCCTTACCAACATGATGCCCTTGAAATCATTCAGGATATAAAAAACAGTGCCAGGATCTATGTCCACCGTATCGGTTTTGACCCACCGCCCATTAAAGAGGAAAACAGGCTGAGCGGTGATACTGAGGAAATCACCAATTTTGATAAAAAGGAGGATTTTGCCTATAAAATGCCCTTTGCATCAACAAGGGAGGCCATTGATCGGTTGGAATCCTTGATCCAGAACAAGAAAAAGTTTAATTCGGATGACAGTGAACTTTTCTTGGATGCGGGCAACGAATTGGCACAAAGGGCCATATCGGAACCATTGAAGTATCTAAAAGTCTTACAGGGCCTGAGAGACTTGGAAAAGGCATCGAACAGAACCAGGGAAGGGTATAGGGAGGTTCAAAAAAATCTCTTGTCCGTTTTGCCCAACGTAGAGGACAATCCAATGAAACAGAGCCAATATCAGGACGAAATCAATCTCCTGTATCTAAAAGAACTTGGTGTTTATGAGTGA